A single region of the Mesotoga sp. BH458_6_3_2_1 genome encodes:
- the rnr gene encoding ribonuclease R encodes MKLSMKAIREFITSPEYTPTTLRGIAVKLGFSDKESRGLLKKYLMELVNSGEVIRDSKGRYISPGEKMVVGKIEFARRGMGAFISVEDEEDVFIPPEDTGFSIHGDTVLAEITGKYREIRKGKIVKVINRNKTKVVGTFKTRGIMAFVVADDMRIKSDFYIPPEGFNGARPDQKVLIKITRYPSPGKNPEGIVERVLGDAFSPEADLMTVIYRQDLPEPGYFPEEVNEQAVETTNKLSPEEIRGREDLRDELVYTIDGDDAKDFDDAISLKKNSKGNYLLGIHIADVSHYVREGTQIDVEAYLRGTSVYLLDTVIPMLPFELSNDICSLKPAEDRLTLSLLMEIDPRGKVVSTAVKNAVINSKSRLTYSEVNDFLNGEASQATVEKLTPVSESLRMSHELAQKIRDIRKKRGSVMDISSREVKIVFDENGKVVDIIPQSRGVSEWIIEEFMILANETVAEIFDNRGLPFVYRIHEEPDPESMMQLKNYLEALGMKIMIPRNVHPKALQQILEKTKDHPLHSSIERVLVRGMKRAVYSERNIGHFGLASEAYTHFTSPIRRYPDLVVHRLLKKLIENSGNDLGEESKKVEETLPKIASWASKRERVANEAEWDLLDMKKVEYISGRVGDVFEGVITGVTKFGIFVELTEKMVSGLVHISTLDDYYDFIENQNILVGRKRKRIFRIGDELKVQVVRADKTTMEIDFNIVKEESGPAANRKTTSASISKNRNVTRKKT; translated from the coding sequence ATGAAGCTAAGTATGAAAGCAATAAGAGAGTTCATTACTTCACCAGAATACACACCTACCACCTTGAGAGGAATCGCCGTAAAGTTAGGGTTTAGTGATAAGGAAAGCAGAGGGCTGCTAAAAAAATATCTCATGGAACTGGTCAATTCTGGAGAGGTAATTCGAGATTCGAAAGGCAGATACATATCTCCTGGGGAAAAGATGGTAGTAGGAAAAATCGAATTTGCACGAAGAGGAATGGGTGCTTTCATAAGTGTAGAAGATGAAGAGGACGTCTTTATCCCTCCAGAGGATACAGGATTCTCTATCCATGGCGATACAGTCCTTGCGGAGATTACCGGAAAATATAGAGAAATAAGAAAAGGAAAGATCGTCAAGGTAATCAATCGCAATAAGACGAAAGTGGTCGGAACCTTCAAAACGAGAGGTATAATGGCCTTTGTCGTGGCCGACGATATGCGAATAAAGAGTGACTTCTATATACCTCCGGAAGGTTTCAATGGAGCCAGACCCGACCAAAAGGTTCTAATCAAGATCACCAGATATCCTTCGCCTGGAAAGAATCCAGAAGGAATCGTTGAGCGAGTCCTCGGGGATGCATTCAGTCCTGAGGCAGACTTGATGACAGTTATCTACAGGCAGGATCTTCCTGAGCCCGGCTACTTTCCAGAAGAAGTCAATGAACAGGCCGTAGAAACTACCAATAAGCTAAGCCCAGAAGAAATCAGAGGAAGAGAAGATCTCCGCGATGAATTAGTCTATACAATAGATGGCGATGATGCAAAGGATTTCGATGACGCCATATCCTTGAAGAAGAACTCCAAGGGGAACTATTTGCTAGGTATTCATATCGCCGATGTCTCCCACTATGTTCGAGAGGGAACGCAGATCGATGTCGAAGCTTATTTAAGGGGCACATCGGTCTACTTACTCGACACAGTAATTCCTATGCTTCCCTTTGAACTGTCAAACGACATTTGTTCATTGAAACCTGCTGAGGATAGGTTGACCCTGTCTCTTCTGATGGAAATTGATCCAAGAGGAAAGGTAGTTTCGACAGCAGTCAAGAATGCGGTGATTAATTCTAAGAGTCGACTTACATATTCTGAAGTAAACGATTTTCTCAATGGAGAAGCTTCCCAGGCCACTGTTGAGAAATTGACCCCTGTCTCTGAAAGCCTTAGGATGTCACATGAACTTGCACAAAAGATCAGAGACATCCGAAAGAAGCGCGGCTCTGTCATGGACATCTCATCCAGAGAAGTCAAGATAGTCTTTGATGAGAACGGTAAAGTGGTGGACATTATCCCACAGAGCCGTGGGGTGTCAGAATGGATCATTGAAGAATTCATGATACTTGCAAACGAGACAGTTGCCGAGATATTTGACAACAGAGGATTACCTTTTGTGTACAGGATTCACGAGGAGCCAGATCCCGAATCAATGATGCAGCTGAAAAATTATCTTGAGGCGCTGGGAATGAAAATAATGATTCCAAGGAATGTTCATCCAAAAGCTCTTCAACAAATACTGGAGAAGACAAAGGATCATCCTCTTCACTCTTCCATAGAAAGAGTCCTTGTGCGAGGTATGAAGCGTGCGGTCTATTCCGAGAGAAACATTGGTCACTTCGGACTGGCTTCTGAGGCTTACACTCATTTCACGTCGCCGATCAGGCGGTATCCTGACCTAGTTGTGCACAGACTATTGAAGAAATTGATAGAGAATTCTGGGAATGATCTCGGAGAAGAGTCAAAGAAAGTTGAAGAGACTCTTCCGAAGATAGCGTCCTGGGCATCGAAGAGAGAAAGGGTAGCTAATGAAGCGGAATGGGATTTGCTCGATATGAAGAAGGTGGAGTACATTTCCGGTCGTGTAGGAGACGTTTTTGAAGGTGTGATTACCGGGGTAACGAAATTTGGGATATTCGTGGAGTTGACGGAAAAGATGGTCTCGGGTCTCGTTCACATTTCAACTCTGGATGACTATTATGATTTTATTGAGAACCAGAATATTCTTGTTGGAAGAAAACGGAAACGTATCTTCAGAATAGGTGATGAACTGAAGGTTCAGGTTGTTAGGGCAGACAAGACGACCATGGAAATCGATTTTAATATCGTGAAAGAAGAAAGCGGACCTGCCGCCAACAGGAAAACCACTTCAGCAAGTATCTCAAAGAATAGAAACGTTACCAGGAAGAAGACTTAG
- a CDS encoding ferritin family protein, with product MGAEELAVLKYALAREREGVKFYRERSKEIHIPEVKELFLELAEMEMDHVSFISKMIEDQSRGDEITFANIEEKNIFYSRESLELRGISVDSLAGDLSALRIAYLIEKDFEDFYKQRAQESSKKEIKDLFDMLSKWEEDHKTTLLGLYESLMKEYWSVQRFEPLY from the coding sequence ATGGGCGCTGAAGAGCTCGCTGTGCTTAAGTATGCTCTGGCCCGTGAAAGAGAGGGCGTGAAGTTTTACAGAGAAAGATCAAAGGAAATTCACATTCCAGAGGTTAAGGAACTCTTCTTGGAACTTGCTGAGATGGAAATGGATCATGTCTCCTTTATCTCCAAAATGATAGAAGATCAATCTAGAGGAGACGAAATAACGTTCGCCAACATTGAAGAGAAAAACATCTTCTATTCAAGAGAATCTCTGGAGCTGAGAGGCATTTCGGTTGACTCACTTGCGGGAGATCTCTCGGCTTTGCGAATTGCTTATCTGATAGAAAAAGATTTCGAAGACTTCTATAAACAAAGAGCACAAGAATCTTCAAAAAAGGAGATTAAAGACCTTTTCGACATGCTTTCTAAATGGGAGGAAGACCATAAGACGACTTTACTAGGTCTTTATGAATCTCTAATGAAAGAATACTGGAGCGTGCAGAGATTCGAACCGCTCTACTAA
- a CDS encoding lipopolysaccharide assembly protein LapB, with protein sequence MEIIRLRQGEKSFSITETLPFSIAILDQIYDGDINLAIDDVKGSQVEKDLYVIRTLIDTFENIVTPENYAPIEFEEFLEYLAETELSIKSFARGTFSGFQDKILSIADRGDYDSAQRFLDLLMEANVDEASVCELKGTIFLESGNEEEGIKWLQRALKIDPSLVSAYSFLGQTFYNRGEFDEAASCWEKEITLSPDHLVTYFMLTDAYINGGRTEEALNVLMSLSRRDPDSILTKVEMADLYERMGNIDMRDRVEQEVLGAKPVYINDMEPWAKIQFKYSRFDIVEKEAKKFLKEDPDRPELKMLLIVTHVKKGLCSEAKKLMEDFESEQVWYYYGKKELFDEFLSEEERRQCGII encoded by the coding sequence ATGGAGATTATTCGCCTCAGGCAAGGAGAAAAGAGCTTTTCTATTACTGAAACCTTACCGTTTTCTATCGCAATACTTGACCAGATCTACGATGGCGACATTAATCTGGCGATAGATGATGTGAAAGGAAGTCAGGTAGAGAAGGATCTTTATGTTATCAGAACTTTAATTGATACTTTCGAGAATATTGTAACCCCTGAAAACTATGCACCCATTGAGTTCGAGGAATTTCTGGAATATCTTGCTGAGACTGAACTCTCTATCAAGTCTTTTGCAAGAGGCACGTTCTCTGGCTTTCAAGACAAGATACTTTCGATTGCGGACAGAGGTGATTATGATAGTGCCCAGCGGTTTCTTGATTTGCTTATGGAGGCGAATGTTGATGAAGCGTCTGTTTGTGAGCTAAAGGGCACAATCTTTTTGGAATCTGGGAATGAAGAAGAGGGGATTAAGTGGCTTCAGCGTGCTTTGAAGATAGATCCATCACTAGTATCCGCTTACTCATTTCTTGGTCAGACCTTCTACAACAGAGGGGAGTTTGATGAGGCGGCGAGTTGTTGGGAGAAGGAGATTACTTTGTCGCCGGATCATCTAGTCACCTATTTTATGCTGACAGACGCGTATATAAATGGTGGTCGTACGGAGGAAGCCCTTAATGTTCTGATGAGTCTTTCTCGCAGGGACCCAGATAGCATCTTGACGAAGGTTGAGATGGCTGATTTGTACGAAAGAATGGGAAACATTGACATGAGAGACAGAGTCGAGCAGGAAGTGCTTGGGGCAAAGCCGGTCTATATAAACGATATGGAGCCTTGGGCGAAGATTCAGTTTAAGTATTCAAGGTTCGATATTGTGGAAAAAGAGGCTAAGAAGTTTTTGAAAGAAGATCCCGATAGGCCAGAGCTGAAGATGCTTCTCATTGTGACTCATGTTAAGAAAGGGCTTTGTTCTGAGGCAAAGAAGCTTATGGAGGACTTTGAAAGTGAGCAGGTTTGGTATTACTACGGAAAGAAAGAACTTTTCGATGAGTTCCTTTCTGAAGAAGAGAGAAGACAGTGTGGGATTATTTAG
- a CDS encoding A24 family peptidase codes for MWDYLAFRVPVFFVFGLIFGSFSNALIFRIPSKEYSIVRPRRSFCPHCKHELSWKDNLPVISYLVLKGKCRYCGNPISARYPTVELLTAGLYALNASLFSLSGAISLSVLSTGLIVSSFIDLEHYMIPDLGVILVGVGAFAWSIFEDRFPLNLLYALLVTGAMVAFFLIANLVRKDSFGFGDVELLAVLSLATGVVGSLYTIMIASFAALIVYAIKAAAEGKRFDRRAQLPFGPFIAIGGYSTIIFLNFIEALYRV; via the coding sequence GTGTGGGATTATTTAGCTTTTAGGGTACCGGTTTTTTTCGTTTTTGGGCTAATTTTTGGGAGTTTTTCTAACGCGTTGATCTTCAGGATTCCTTCCAAGGAGTACTCTATTGTCAGACCTCGAAGAAGCTTCTGTCCACACTGCAAGCATGAGCTTTCCTGGAAAGACAACCTTCCAGTTATTAGCTACCTAGTCCTGAAGGGAAAGTGCAGATACTGTGGTAACCCAATTTCCGCAAGATATCCCACAGTTGAGTTGTTGACAGCAGGATTGTATGCGCTAAACGCGTCTCTTTTTTCTCTTTCGGGAGCGATTTCATTATCAGTTCTATCCACAGGACTCATCGTTTCTTCCTTCATAGATCTTGAGCACTACATGATTCCTGATCTCGGCGTGATTCTTGTTGGAGTCGGTGCCTTCGCATGGTCGATTTTTGAAGATAGATTTCCTTTGAACTTGCTGTATGCTCTTCTCGTGACCGGGGCAATGGTAGCCTTCTTTTTAATTGCAAACCTCGTGAGGAAAGACAGCTTCGGATTTGGTGACGTTGAACTTCTTGCTGTTCTTTCACTTGCAACAGGGGTAGTCGGATCTCTTTACACAATTATGATAGCTTCGTTCGCCGCTCTGATAGTGTATGCCATAAAAGCTGCAGCTGAAGGAAAAAGGTTCGACAGACGAGCTCAGCTTCCATTCGGGCCTTTCATCGCAATCGGTGGATATTCAACAATAATCTTCCTGAATTTCATTGAGGCACTTTATCGAGTATGA
- a CDS encoding RNase H family protein translates to MNLRDWTHEIRMTGIAFADFLDSKGIHFSLSSSGEYFVQLSNGITFKLYTNRSGNNRIVLPSSTCDELSEKLLFAWEEFNGRTYGGIHLFVDGSFRDNAAGYGVVVISEKRIEEKIKGCVRENLEMRNVIGEIEGVIQGLSYCLNKGYKRVKIHYDYEGLKSWKTGEWKAKNESTRKYRDLLDKLSADINIEWVKVKSHVGDTFNEIADKLAKKAVEECF, encoded by the coding sequence ATGAACTTGAGGGACTGGACACATGAAATAAGAATGACGGGAATCGCTTTTGCGGATTTTCTAGATAGCAAGGGGATTCATTTCTCTCTAAGTTCTTCTGGAGAGTATTTCGTCCAATTGTCTAATGGAATAACCTTTAAACTCTACACAAATCGGTCCGGGAACAATAGGATAGTGTTGCCATCTTCCACCTGCGATGAGCTGTCTGAGAAGTTACTGTTTGCGTGGGAAGAGTTTAATGGCAGGACATATGGTGGAATACACCTCTTCGTTGATGGGAGTTTTAGAGACAATGCGGCAGGCTATGGAGTGGTCGTGATCTCCGAAAAGCGTATCGAGGAGAAGATAAAGGGTTGTGTGAGAGAAAACCTGGAAATGAGAAATGTGATTGGAGAGATTGAAGGTGTTATTCAAGGGTTGAGCTACTGCCTGAATAAGGGGTATAAGAGAGTAAAAATACATTACGACTATGAGGGATTGAAGAGCTGGAAAACAGGAGAGTGGAAAGCAAAGAACGAGTCGACGAGAAAGTACAGAGATCTTCTTGATAAACTATCAGCCGATATCAACATAGAATGGGTGAAAGTCAAATCGCATGTTGGAGACACCTTTAACGAGATTGCGGATAAATTGGCAAAAAAAGCTGTTGAGGAGTGTTTTTGA
- a CDS encoding M55 family metallopeptidase gives MRVYISADIEGTSGIADWNEARKGHEDYEYFKKQMTAEVRAAVQGAIKAGASEIVVRDAHGSARNIDPSSLPEEVRILRGWARDPLMMMQGVDTGFGAVVFTGYHSPSGQALNPLSHTMTGEIFYLKINGELVSEFMLNAMSAAYYGIPIVFVSGDEGIVRIAKQAVPGIVTVSTNRGSGSSVDSIHPMRAVKLIEEGVYKALKNLETLPLELPERFNVEIAYVDHRLAHKLSFFPGVRKMDDRTIIFEETDYFEVLRKLLFLL, from the coding sequence GTGAGAGTATACATCAGTGCTGACATTGAAGGGACTTCAGGGATTGCCGATTGGAACGAAGCGAGGAAGGGGCATGAGGACTACGAGTATTTCAAGAAGCAGATGACTGCGGAAGTAAGGGCCGCTGTACAGGGTGCTATAAAAGCAGGTGCCTCGGAAATCGTTGTGAGGGATGCCCATGGAAGTGCAAGAAATATTGATCCGTCTTCTCTTCCTGAAGAAGTCCGCATATTGAGAGGATGGGCGAGAGACCCTCTGATGATGATGCAGGGAGTTGATACCGGTTTTGGGGCCGTCGTATTCACAGGCTATCACTCCCCATCAGGGCAGGCTTTGAATCCTCTTTCTCACACTATGACCGGCGAGATCTTCTATTTGAAGATAAATGGGGAGCTTGTTAGTGAATTCATGCTAAACGCGATGTCAGCAGCCTACTACGGTATACCGATAGTCTTTGTCAGTGGTGATGAAGGAATTGTGAGGATTGCAAAGCAGGCAGTACCTGGCATTGTGACGGTCTCAACAAACCGTGGAAGCGGATCCTCCGTTGATTCAATCCATCCTATGAGAGCGGTGAAACTGATTGAAGAGGGGGTCTATAAGGCCTTGAAGAATCTTGAGACACTTCCTTTGGAACTGCCAGAGAGATTCAATGTCGAGATTGCCTATGTTGATCACAGACTGGCACACAAACTCTCCTTTTTTCCGGGAGTGCGCAAGATGGATGACCGGACAATCATATTCGAAGAAACTGACTATTTTGAAGTACTTAGAAAGCTATTGTTCTTGCTTTGA
- a CDS encoding N-acetyltransferase gives MEREMLFRQAEREDVPFVASLVFDTDPSHFRRAFGRKAHKFVSELILLNNPLNIRHITVCEFREQPVAIYALYSMKEMKQLASLKPNYRDFLTSLSRFRLLMEVRTLRKAMKMSVSSNQSYLGIISVERGFRNMGFARMVFSYLLATCQEIVLDVSKSNGRALSIYTRYGFKPEMRLPRDYPVKDSIRLKSTRKTAG, from the coding sequence ATGGAGAGAGAGATGTTGTTCAGACAGGCAGAAAGAGAGGATGTGCCCTTTGTTGCCTCACTTGTTTTCGATACAGATCCTTCGCATTTCAGAAGGGCTTTTGGAAGAAAGGCTCATAAATTTGTCTCCGAGCTCATACTACTTAATAACCCGCTAAACATCAGGCATATAACCGTCTGCGAATTCAGGGAACAACCGGTCGCGATATATGCTCTTTACTCGATGAAGGAGATGAAGCAATTAGCTTCTTTAAAGCCAAATTATAGAGATTTCCTCACTAGTCTGAGTAGATTCAGGTTGCTAATGGAAGTTAGAACGCTACGTAAGGCAATGAAAATGAGTGTTTCATCTAACCAGAGCTATCTAGGAATCATTTCGGTTGAAAGAGGTTTCAGGAATATGGGCTTTGCGAGAATGGTATTTAGCTATCTTCTCGCAACTTGTCAAGAGATTGTACTCGATGTTTCAAAGAGTAATGGTAGGGCCCTTTCAATATATACTAGATATGGTTTTAAACCCGAAATGAGGCTTCCGCGCGACTACCCGGTCAAAGACAGCATACGGCTGAAAAGCACCCGAAAGACTGCTGGATGA
- a CDS encoding diguanylate cyclase domain-containing protein, with protein sequence METRERETNEAVQIAERLLEGTHEASAILSTEGKVVVENSEWRKLTSDYFYELSFMKQDVIDFSSLFNLLNDSGSARLSSLINGEVSYASFDLSDSIQTRRSQLSVNIFFLGISNKLSYLITMIDNSESTSIRNALRDMSYLDSLSGFGNESSLHTHLACKIHTARVTGSSFSIICVTLSDSKETVAMFGKRTADIILQRISRRLAKAVPKAEFFRVMDDVFVIVMDLSVRKEVSSTAISLLSALERPVVVNDTEIAPSVVIGICQFPVDGESTDALFSNCLSSVFAAKREGLKWQFYS encoded by the coding sequence GTGGAAACCAGAGAGAGAGAAACTAACGAGGCAGTGCAGATTGCCGAACGCTTGCTTGAGGGAACTCACGAAGCTTCGGCAATTCTTTCGACCGAGGGGAAAGTAGTTGTCGAGAACAGTGAATGGAGAAAGCTGACTTCTGATTATTTCTATGAGTTAAGCTTTATGAAGCAAGATGTAATAGATTTCTCCAGTTTATTCAACTTGTTGAACGACTCCGGTTCTGCAAGACTCAGTTCGTTAATCAACGGAGAGGTAAGTTATGCGTCTTTCGACCTAAGCGATTCAATTCAGACTCGAAGATCACAGTTGTCTGTCAACATTTTCTTTCTTGGGATTTCAAATAAACTATCATATTTGATTACTATGATTGACAACAGCGAATCTACAAGTATTCGAAACGCTTTAAGAGATATGTCGTACCTTGATTCTCTCTCCGGATTTGGAAATGAGAGCTCTCTGCACACTCATCTTGCCTGCAAAATTCATACTGCAAGAGTTACTGGGAGCTCCTTTTCGATTATATGTGTCACATTATCAGATTCTAAGGAAACAGTTGCAATGTTTGGCAAAAGGACCGCAGATATCATTCTACAGAGAATTAGCAGAAGACTTGCAAAAGCAGTTCCAAAAGCAGAGTTTTTCAGGGTCATGGATGATGTCTTTGTTATCGTAATGGATTTGAGCGTCAGGAAGGAAGTTTCTTCGACAGCCATTTCCTTGTTATCAGCTTTGGAAAGACCCGTTGTAGTCAATGACACAGAAATTGCGCCATCTGTCGTGATTGGAATCTGTCAGTTTCCCGTAGATGGGGAGAGTACAGACGCTCTCTTTAGCAACTGCCTTTCATCTGTATTTGCAGCGAAAAGGGAAGGTTTGAAGTGGCAGTTCTACAGCTGA
- a CDS encoding fibronectin type III domain-containing protein, with protein MKRILLAAIVGFAVLAVVSGFGLLNGQSADFEVLEFGSVTVEYGELLSLPVVDIVRSNGTALAFSVVGEKGRIENDLLLIDTKSLSCPKDRVEIVVQSERSRSVVPIEIVVANPPLSPALAIKNQKLFEGESLEIDLKELTTSDSEDIFFEIVSGVGEIQGAEYRYTAGHREAPVAHRVTIKAIDNLGQWHCETFNIIVMDKNHWPEEPYSPYPIDGVEDFMNNLILSWKCEDPDGDSLSYTLYFGSEKLEVLAGQIADTTYTLPSLEPDTEYSWQVVADDGKGGLIRSPIWSFKTKRIPKLEWKRVIGNDGRDSFTKIRPLSDGGFILAGSADAGLASDSSAKVLSRAGWVVKLDGNGYFAWQKKFDMGWTEFNDIIQTYDKGFLVVGKSHASIGLGSGEESSLLAIKLDRYANESWRFRIGGNHNEAVAVVEIEDGYLILGTKSSHESAGKSVVLIKLDRSGSEVWQKSFGGSSFERAVDFNLDPNGDIVIVAETTSMDGEAEGNSGSHLSINGLTLEFSSVLVIKVSINGELLWAKVLGGECEDSPSSVKVASNGDIFVVGSTSSTRGAFSRKTSDYDGFIIKLSEEGEVLWTKCLGGKGNDFLEDFYFTPSGGVQAVGFSESNLERKGLENTPLKRSGLAYSDIWLLQLDVDGNLLWEEYLGGELEDVSLAVASSGDGFALTGFSASSDGDLGSNKGNYDAFVFYLE; from the coding sequence ATGAAGAGAATACTGCTTGCCGCAATAGTCGGTTTCGCCGTCCTCGCAGTTGTCTCAGGCTTCGGACTGCTTAACGGACAAAGTGCAGATTTCGAAGTTTTGGAGTTTGGTAGTGTAACAGTAGAATACGGCGAGCTACTATCACTACCAGTTGTAGACATCGTAAGAAGCAATGGAACGGCCCTTGCCTTTTCAGTAGTAGGAGAGAAAGGAAGAATAGAGAACGATCTTCTTTTGATTGATACTAAATCTCTAAGCTGCCCCAAAGACAGAGTGGAGATCGTTGTACAGTCGGAAAGATCGAGATCTGTTGTTCCCATTGAGATTGTAGTAGCAAATCCACCTCTGTCCCCTGCTCTTGCAATCAAAAACCAGAAGCTCTTTGAAGGAGAGTCTCTAGAGATTGACTTGAAAGAGCTTACCACTTCAGATTCAGAAGACATATTTTTCGAAATCGTCAGTGGCGTGGGCGAAATTCAGGGTGCTGAATATCGATACACCGCTGGGCATCGAGAGGCCCCTGTTGCGCACAGAGTAACTATTAAAGCAATTGACAACTTGGGACAGTGGCACTGCGAAACCTTTAACATAATCGTAATGGACAAGAACCACTGGCCAGAAGAACCTTACTCTCCTTATCCCATCGATGGTGTTGAGGATTTCATGAATAATTTGATTCTCTCATGGAAGTGCGAAGACCCCGATGGAGACAGCCTTTCTTATACTCTCTACTTTGGGTCCGAAAAACTGGAAGTCCTGGCCGGACAAATCGCGGACACCACCTACACCTTACCTTCTCTTGAACCGGATACTGAATACAGTTGGCAGGTTGTGGCTGACGATGGAAAGGGTGGATTGATTAGAAGCCCAATCTGGTCATTCAAAACAAAAAGGATTCCCAAATTGGAATGGAAGAGGGTTATTGGTAATGACGGAAGAGACAGCTTCACTAAAATCAGGCCTCTTTCAGATGGTGGCTTCATTCTTGCGGGTTCTGCGGATGCTGGACTAGCTTCGGATTCCTCAGCAAAAGTCCTTTCAAGAGCAGGATGGGTTGTGAAACTTGACGGAAATGGCTATTTTGCCTGGCAAAAGAAGTTCGATATGGGCTGGACCGAGTTCAATGACATAATACAAACCTACGATAAGGGATTTCTGGTGGTAGGCAAAAGCCACGCCTCAATTGGTCTCGGATCTGGGGAAGAATCTTCACTGCTAGCCATCAAACTCGATAGATACGCAAATGAAAGCTGGAGATTCAGAATTGGAGGAAATCACAACGAAGCAGTCGCAGTCGTTGAGATCGAGGACGGATACTTAATTTTGGGAACGAAATCCTCACATGAAAGCGCAGGAAAGAGCGTCGTTCTGATAAAACTTGATAGGTCAGGATCGGAAGTCTGGCAAAAATCATTTGGTGGGAGCTCCTTTGAACGGGCAGTCGACTTCAATCTTGACCCTAACGGAGACATAGTGATCGTTGCAGAAACAACTTCAATGGATGGAGAAGCCGAAGGGAATAGCGGAAGCCACTTATCGATTAACGGATTGACTCTGGAGTTCTCATCGGTTCTGGTGATCAAAGTCAGCATTAATGGTGAGCTCCTTTGGGCCAAAGTTCTTGGTGGAGAGTGTGAGGATTCACCTTCCTCTGTGAAGGTGGCCTCAAACGGGGATATATTTGTTGTAGGTTCAACCAGCTCCACCAGAGGTGCTTTCTCTAGGAAAACTTCCGATTATGATGGATTCATAATAAAACTATCAGAAGAGGGAGAAGTTTTGTGGACTAAATGCTTAGGAGGCAAAGGCAACGACTTTCTTGAAGATTTTTATTTCACTCCTTCTGGTGGCGTTCAAGCAGTCGGATTCTCGGAGTCAAATCTGGAAAGAAAAGGTTTGGAAAACACTCCCTTGAAAAGATCTGGATTAGCTTATAGCGACATCTGGCTCCTGCAGCTTGATGTTGACGGGAATTTGCTTTGGGAAGAATATCTTGGCGGAGAACTGGAAGATGTTAGCCTAGCAGTCGCAAGTTCAGGCGACGGATTTGCTTTAACAGGTTTCTCTGCATCGAGTGACGGGGATTTAGGCTCTAATAAAGGGAATTATGATGCTTTCGTCTTCTATCTCGAATAA